The following coding sequences lie in one Timaviella obliquedivisa GSE-PSE-MK23-08B genomic window:
- a CDS encoding LysR family transcriptional regulator — translation MVELRHLRYFMAVAEELHFGRAAARLHIAQPPLSQQIRQLEAEIGFQLFYRTKRSVKLTEAGQTFFSECQRLFRQLDQAIQTGRQVSRGEVGQLVIGFVSSTSYNVLPKILRTFRTCVPEVSLELHELTTDQQLQWLQENRMDIGFLRPPVEEDAFTLQPIFREPLVVALPEAHSLAKEVQVSLQSLVGESFVIFPRTLAPGLYDQIISLCQQAGFSPNVVQEAIQMQTIVSLVAAELGIAIVPGSLQNLQRTGVVYRALKEVSPQTAIALIYRNHPAPSVQRFLEIVRQVTEAENWI, via the coding sequence ATGGTTGAACTGCGGCATCTGCGTTACTTCATGGCAGTTGCAGAAGAACTTCATTTTGGCAGGGCGGCTGCACGGCTGCACATTGCTCAGCCCCCTCTAAGTCAGCAAATTCGCCAGCTTGAGGCAGAGATAGGCTTTCAGCTTTTCTACCGCACCAAACGCAGCGTCAAGCTAACTGAAGCAGGACAGACTTTTTTTTCAGAATGCCAACGCCTCTTTCGGCAGCTTGATCAGGCGATTCAAACGGGGCGGCAGGTCAGCCGAGGCGAAGTCGGGCAACTGGTAATTGGGTTTGTGAGTTCGACATCGTACAATGTGCTACCCAAAATTTTACGTACCTTTCGGACTTGTGTGCCGGAAGTGAGTCTTGAACTGCACGAGTTAACTACCGATCAGCAGTTGCAATGGCTTCAAGAAAACCGCATGGACATTGGCTTTTTGCGCCCTCCGGTGGAAGAAGATGCTTTTACGCTCCAACCGATTTTTCGGGAACCGCTAGTTGTGGCTTTACCCGAAGCTCATTCTCTAGCAAAAGAGGTGCAGGTATCGTTGCAAAGCTTAGTAGGAGAGTCTTTTGTGATTTTTCCTCGGACGTTAGCGCCTGGACTTTATGACCAAATTATTAGTCTTTGTCAGCAGGCGGGCTTTAGCCCCAATGTGGTGCAGGAAGCGATTCAGATGCAAACGATCGTGAGCTTAGTCGCCGCAGAATTGGGCATTGCGATCGTGCCAGGTTCTTTGCAAAATCTGCAACGGACTGGGGTTGTCTATCGCGCCTTGAAGGAAGTATCCCCCCAAACCGCGATCGCCCTCATCTATCGTAATCATCCTGCTCCATCAGTTCAGAGATTTCTGGAGATTGTTAGACAAGTCACCGAAGCAGAAAACTGGATCTAG
- a CDS encoding phosphoadenylyl-sulfate reductase, giving the protein MTSLQVQQTKFNIHDINQQFAHANAIEIVKWAVETFGEGLAMSTSFGIHSAVMLHMVTQVLPQIPVIWVDTGYLPATTYVFAEELTQRLNLNLKVYQSPVSPARMEALQGKLWAEDIESFNRYDQLRKVEPMQRALQELQVTAWLAGLRRNQTEHRKTLEPVSFQGELYKILPILNWSSKAVYEYLIVHDLPYHPLFDEGYVTVGDWHSSRPLTALDDNDRDTRFNGLKQECGIHLPQTLEESKSLDSSLL; this is encoded by the coding sequence ATGACTAGCTTGCAAGTACAGCAAACCAAATTCAATATTCACGATATCAACCAGCAGTTTGCCCATGCCAACGCGATCGAAATTGTCAAATGGGCTGTAGAAACCTTTGGCGAAGGGTTAGCAATGAGCACCAGTTTCGGCATTCACTCAGCCGTTATGCTGCACATGGTCACCCAAGTTTTGCCCCAAATTCCTGTCATCTGGGTAGATACCGGTTACCTACCTGCTACTACCTATGTGTTTGCTGAAGAATTAACCCAACGCCTCAACCTCAATCTCAAGGTCTATCAGTCGCCTGTCAGCCCAGCACGCATGGAAGCCCTACAGGGAAAGCTTTGGGCAGAAGATATAGAGTCTTTTAATCGCTACGACCAACTCCGCAAAGTTGAGCCAATGCAACGGGCGCTTCAAGAGTTGCAGGTCACGGCTTGGCTGGCTGGGTTGCGTCGTAATCAAACCGAGCACCGCAAAACGCTAGAGCCTGTGAGTTTTCAAGGCGAACTCTACAAAATTTTGCCTATTCTGAATTGGAGTTCAAAAGCCGTTTATGAATACCTAATAGTGCATGATTTGCCCTATCATCCCCTCTTTGATGAGGGCTATGTCACAGTAGGCGACTGGCATTCTAGCCGCCCGCTGACGGCACTGGATGATAACGATCGAGATACTCGCTTTAATGGACTTAAGCAAGAATGTGGGATTCATTTGCCACAGACTTTGGAAGAGTCGAAAAGTTTAGATTCGAGCTTGCTCTAG
- a CDS encoding PCP reductase family protein — translation MEWTTEAEARLKEIPFFVRPAARKKIEKLAQEVGATQITIEVYEEAKKKFGS, via the coding sequence GTGGAGTGGACTACCGAAGCTGAAGCTCGTCTAAAAGAAATTCCGTTTTTTGTCCGTCCGGCTGCCCGTAAAAAAATTGAGAAGTTGGCGCAGGAGGTGGGGGCGACGCAAATTACAATCGAGGTTTATGAGGAGGCAAAGAAGAAGTTTGGCTCTTAA
- a CDS encoding helix-turn-helix transcriptional regulator, translating to MSLLEAKNKTPEQVAEALDVSLRAVYYWVSGQREPRLTITQVQALCTLLDCSVHDIPRQFGRADIPEGDAIN from the coding sequence ATGAGTCTCCTGGAAGCTAAGAACAAAACCCCTGAACAAGTTGCAGAAGCTCTTGATGTGTCACTTAGAGCCGTCTATTACTGGGTATCAGGTCAACGAGAACCTCGGTTAACCATTACTCAGGTTCAAGCCCTATGCACTTTGCTGGACTGCTCTGTTCACGACATTCCACGGCAATTTGGACGGGCTGATATTCCTGAAGGTGACGCAATTAATTAG
- a CDS encoding DUF882 domain-containing protein translates to MITIQFVKSSFLRLQPKAISDLTEDYFCTVPKALMVGVKAYKPNVGLFIQVTFDRMFKGRNTWLVYSPDIKMEGLEPGNKPSDKNPTAKARGAIIVLPGNRSKFYGNQSILPGGNFTWGEATHGGTRQVQDVAVIEGIIRIAKSLELVREKLGNAPIKINSWYRDPRTNASVGGASQSRHMWGDAVDFVIDGVSPYDIYDRLSPWWGDRGGLASSSVFTHLDARGYEARWDYGF, encoded by the coding sequence ATGATCACAATCCAATTTGTCAAAAGTTCCTTCCTTCGGCTCCAGCCTAAAGCTATTAGTGATCTGACAGAGGATTATTTCTGCACTGTTCCGAAAGCGTTAATGGTTGGAGTTAAAGCCTATAAACCTAATGTGGGTCTATTTATTCAAGTTACTTTCGATCGCATGTTTAAGGGGAGAAATACCTGGTTAGTCTATTCACCTGACATAAAAATGGAAGGGTTAGAACCTGGCAATAAACCCAGTGATAAGAATCCAACTGCGAAGGCAAGGGGAGCTATTATCGTTCTCCCTGGTAACAGGTCTAAATTCTATGGGAATCAATCAATCCTTCCCGGTGGGAATTTCACATGGGGAGAAGCGACACACGGGGGGACTAGGCAAGTCCAAGACGTGGCAGTCATTGAGGGCATCATTCGGATCGCCAAATCTCTAGAACTTGTGAGAGAAAAGTTAGGCAATGCTCCCATAAAAATTAATTCTTGGTACAGAGATCCTAGAACTAATGCATCGGTAGGGGGGGCTTCCCAGTCTCGCCACATGTGGGGGGATGCCGTTGATTTTGTGATAGATGGGGTCAGCCCTTATGACATTTATGATAGGTTAAGCCCTTGGTGGGGCGATCGAGGCGGGCTGGCTAGTTCATCTGTTTTTACCCATCTTGATGCACGGGGCTACGAAGCAAGATGGGACTATGGATTTTAA
- a CDS encoding type II toxin-antitoxin system RelE/ParE family toxin — protein sequence MPYSIELSREAQKQLAALSDEELQQQISTAINELSSQPRPNGVSKIKGMTDVYRIRVRDYRVVYQIRDKQLLILVLRVKHRREAYR from the coding sequence ATGCCCTACAGCATTGAGCTTTCTAGAGAGGCGCAGAAACAGTTGGCAGCCCTGTCTGATGAGGAATTGCAACAGCAGATCAGTACCGCCATCAACGAACTGAGTTCCCAGCCACGCCCCAACGGAGTCAGCAAAATCAAAGGCATGACTGATGTTTACCGTATCAGAGTCCGAGACTACCGAGTAGTCTACCAAATTCGAGACAAACAGCTTCTCATTTTGGTTTTGAGAGTCAAACATCGCCGGGAAGCGTATCGATAG
- a CDS encoding Rieske 2Fe-2S domain-containing protein: MQIEERLQSQIDELFAGGSDPDQFDCKEAWYPVHYITDLDKSQLTRFTLLEQDLVIWWDRQANCWRVFEDQCPHRLAPLSEGRIAADGLLECPYHGWAFQGDGSCDRIPQQTAEAAAHQSKRACVASLPTAERQGLLFVYAGQPENGDRVEIPIIAALEETPEEWVCLNTFRDLPYDALTLLENVLDSSHVPFTHHRSVGDRSNAAPVELEVVESSKQGFTGFWAEGPRKGTLGQQHTRFIAPNLMWHDLTSKQFGRTMTVVYATPIRKGECRLFARFPFKFSSKLPGFFIKLTPKWYSHLRNNNILEDDQIFLHYQERALAAKGGSTMFSKAFYLPTRADAFVTELRKWVNQFEADPFPGEPLSTRMEPEDLLDRYHSHTKHCASCRGALANIKKIRQAAVIGGAIAWFLLPLILFLTSLTLTLPFLITLIPFAAAATWLSLGRLESQFYQGKSIPLRNLPEKPSKK; the protein is encoded by the coding sequence GAGTTATTCGCAGGGGGAAGCGATCCGGATCAGTTTGACTGCAAAGAAGCTTGGTATCCGGTTCATTATATTACCGATTTAGATAAGTCTCAGTTGACGCGGTTCACGCTGTTAGAACAAGATTTAGTGATTTGGTGGGATCGTCAGGCAAACTGTTGGCGCGTGTTTGAAGATCAGTGCCCTCATCGCTTAGCGCCCCTTTCTGAGGGCAGAATCGCTGCCGATGGCTTATTGGAATGCCCGTATCATGGCTGGGCTTTTCAAGGAGATGGTAGTTGCGATCGCATTCCTCAGCAAACCGCTGAAGCTGCTGCCCACCAGTCAAAACGGGCTTGTGTTGCCTCATTGCCTACGGCAGAACGGCAAGGCTTGTTATTTGTGTATGCGGGGCAACCCGAAAATGGCGATCGCGTGGAAATTCCTATCATTGCTGCTTTAGAGGAAACGCCAGAGGAATGGGTTTGCCTCAACACCTTTCGAGATTTACCCTACGATGCTCTGACTCTGCTAGAGAATGTTCTCGACTCCAGCCATGTTCCTTTTACCCATCATCGCTCTGTGGGCGATCGCTCCAACGCTGCCCCAGTAGAGTTAGAGGTCGTGGAATCTAGCAAGCAAGGCTTTACAGGCTTTTGGGCAGAAGGTCCTCGCAAAGGCACCCTAGGGCAACAGCACACTCGCTTCATTGCCCCTAACCTGATGTGGCACGACCTGACCTCCAAGCAATTTGGTCGGACGATGACCGTCGTTTATGCCACCCCCATTCGTAAAGGCGAATGTCGGCTATTTGCTCGATTTCCCTTCAAGTTTTCCTCAAAACTGCCAGGTTTCTTCATCAAACTAACGCCGAAATGGTACTCCCATCTCCGCAACAACAACATTTTGGAAGACGACCAAATTTTTCTGCACTACCAAGAGCGTGCTTTAGCTGCAAAGGGAGGCAGTACGATGTTTTCCAAAGCGTTCTACTTGCCCACGAGAGCCGATGCATTTGTGACGGAGCTACGCAAATGGGTCAACCAATTCGAGGCTGATCCTTTCCCAGGAGAACCCCTCTCTACCAGGATGGAACCTGAAGATTTGCTCGATCGCTACCATTCCCATACCAAACATTGCGCTAGCTGCCGAGGCGCACTCGCCAACATCAAAAAAATTAGGCAAGCAGCAGTCATTGGAGGAGCGATCGCCTGGTTCCTGCTTCCCCTCATCCTGTTCCTGACCTCTCTAACCTTAACCCTGCCGTTTCTCATCACGCTCATACCATTCGCCGCCGCCGCCACCTGGCTAAGTTTAGGCAGACTAGAATCTCAGTTCTATCAAGGCAAATCTATCCCTCTCCGCAATCTCCCCGAAAAACCATCCAAGAAATAA
- a CDS encoding UDP-N-acetylglucosamine--LPS N-acetylglucosamine transferase, producing MTRILILYASLGSGHVSAAKALCEAFKCFSNVEVQIEDAFEFANPIIRETLTKIYERLSENAPQLYRVIYEGSDVSDLDGSNSDNMLYAKIERPFLRDLERFVKNSQADAIICVQQIPSRLLQLLDRKGELPQPHYVVVTDVMAHSTWLNPGVKGYFLPSDLTAEVLTQRGVEPSLMHVVGIPVKLEVTEPKTKEEMRVRHGLPLDVPVITLFGGGLQNKRVRLIVSKLLESHTPSSLTIVAGRNETLLEYLADLTSGSHMKLRKLSTINYVDDLVVASDLIITKAGGLITSEVLARGTPMIIIDPFPGQEEWNADAISAMGAGIQIRLPGMVPPAVTHLLNHPDQLAFMRQQSEKMGQPHAARKIAETILGKLQS from the coding sequence ATGACACGAATCCTTATCCTCTATGCTTCACTGGGTTCAGGTCACGTTAGCGCCGCCAAAGCACTTTGCGAAGCCTTCAAATGCTTCTCTAATGTAGAAGTTCAGATAGAAGATGCTTTTGAATTCGCCAATCCTATCATTCGAGAAACCTTAACCAAAATCTACGAACGGTTAAGCGAAAATGCACCGCAGCTTTACCGCGTCATCTATGAAGGCAGCGATGTTAGCGACCTTGATGGGTCTAATAGCGACAACATGCTGTACGCCAAAATTGAGCGTCCCTTCCTACGAGATTTAGAGCGATTTGTTAAAAATAGCCAAGCCGATGCCATTATCTGTGTTCAGCAGATTCCTAGCCGACTGCTGCAACTTTTAGACCGTAAAGGCGAACTGCCTCAGCCCCACTATGTCGTCGTGACTGATGTTATGGCGCACAGCACCTGGCTTAATCCTGGCGTAAAAGGCTACTTCTTACCCAGCGATTTAACGGCTGAAGTACTCACCCAACGAGGGGTTGAACCATCTCTGATGCATGTTGTCGGCATTCCCGTCAAACTAGAAGTGACCGAGCCCAAAACAAAGGAAGAGATGCGGGTACGCCATGGCTTGCCTTTAGATGTGCCAGTCATTACTTTGTTTGGCGGCGGTTTACAGAATAAGCGCGTGCGTCTGATTGTCTCGAAGCTGTTAGAGAGCCATACTCCTAGCTCGTTGACTATAGTTGCCGGACGGAACGAAACCTTGCTGGAGTACTTGGCAGATTTAACAAGCGGTTCTCACATGAAACTCCGCAAACTTTCTACCATTAATTACGTGGATGATTTAGTAGTTGCCAGTGACTTAATTATTACTAAAGCAGGCGGCTTAATTACGAGCGAAGTACTGGCAAGAGGAACCCCCATGATTATTATTGATCCGTTTCCGGGTCAAGAGGAATGGAACGCAGATGCTATTTCGGCAATGGGGGCAGGTATTCAAATTCGGCTGCCGGGGATGGTGCCTCCGGCAGTAACGCATCTCTTGAATCATCCAGATCAGTTAGCATTTATGCGGCAACAGTCTGAAAAAATGGGACAGCCCCATGCAGCGCGTAAAATTGCTGAAACGATTTTGGGCAAGTTGCAGTCCTAA
- a CDS encoding family 1 glycosylhydrolase, producing MQTNFDWSESTDPFLWGVATSGYQSEGGYNGLGQPQNNWSLSEQRRSVMPVGKAADFWNCYSEDFQNCREMGLNSFRLGLEWARIQPTTETHPAAPPAFDWVALDEYGDRLAACYHQGLEPLVTLHHFTHPAWLGIDAWLSSETVDHFLTYVRTTVTHINRRLTDHHRLPPIHWFITINEPNMLVTSSYLSGQFPAGAARGLGVMLRAYNHLLTAHVRAHQCIHDLYVAEGWATPKVSLNTYCSDVYWSEKAIWDLLNLPERHIKPTEVREYIHGKARDLELAIQAANLPFRHNLPYRAGRLAQFVTDWLGYRYFDTKCFETYLRALNESDRPSVFDYVAIDYYDPFVAHSFRIPSFADFEFKNKNFRAWLMSGITSKWWDWRSLPEGLHFFCKYYSEDLGDRPIMIAENGMALRRKPDNSIATHRSDQLRRSDFLKLHLHQVKRLRQEGVPLIGYMHWSLTDNYEWGSYTPRFGLFSIDFEQGTKRIVEDYLGDRPSETYAKLIKESRI from the coding sequence ATGCAAACGAATTTTGACTGGTCGGAATCAACGGATCCTTTTCTTTGGGGAGTGGCGACATCGGGTTATCAAAGTGAAGGTGGATATAACGGATTAGGACAGCCGCAGAACAATTGGTCACTAAGTGAACAGCGGCGATCGGTGATGCCTGTGGGTAAAGCCGCCGATTTTTGGAATTGCTACTCAGAAGACTTTCAGAACTGTCGGGAGATGGGGCTGAATTCTTTTCGGCTGGGGTTGGAGTGGGCAAGAATTCAACCTACTACCGAGACTCATCCAGCGGCTCCACCTGCGTTTGATTGGGTGGCTTTGGATGAGTATGGCGATCGCCTTGCCGCTTGCTATCACCAGGGCTTAGAGCCATTAGTCACTCTCCATCACTTCACCCATCCTGCCTGGTTGGGGATCGATGCCTGGCTGTCCTCAGAAACCGTTGATCACTTCCTCACCTACGTTCGCACCACGGTTACCCATATCAACCGCCGCCTAACCGACCATCACCGCCTACCGCCAATTCACTGGTTCATCACTATCAACGAGCCGAATATGCTGGTGACCAGTAGTTACCTCAGCGGTCAGTTTCCTGCGGGTGCAGCACGGGGATTAGGGGTGATGTTGCGGGCATACAATCATCTTTTAACTGCCCATGTCCGGGCTCATCAATGTATTCATGATCTTTATGTGGCTGAGGGTTGGGCAACGCCCAAAGTGTCCCTCAACACCTATTGCAGCGATGTGTATTGGTCAGAAAAAGCGATTTGGGATTTGCTAAATTTGCCAGAACGCCACATTAAGCCCACTGAAGTACGGGAGTACATTCATGGTAAAGCGAGGGATTTGGAGTTAGCAATTCAAGCGGCAAATTTACCCTTTCGTCATAATTTGCCTTATCGAGCAGGACGATTGGCGCAATTTGTGACCGATTGGTTAGGCTATCGATATTTTGATACGAAGTGCTTTGAAACGTATTTACGGGCATTGAACGAGTCCGATCGCCCTTCTGTGTTTGATTATGTGGCGATCGATTATTATGATCCCTTCGTGGCGCATTCCTTCCGTATTCCTTCATTTGCAGATTTTGAGTTCAAAAACAAAAACTTCCGGGCTTGGTTAATGAGCGGCATCACGAGTAAGTGGTGGGACTGGCGCAGCTTGCCAGAAGGACTGCATTTTTTCTGCAAATACTATTCAGAAGATTTAGGCGATCGCCCCATTATGATTGCCGAGAACGGCATGGCGCTCCGTCGCAAGCCCGACAACAGCATTGCCACTCACCGCTCGGATCAGCTTCGGCGCAGCGATTTCCTCAAGCTTCACCTGCACCAAGTCAAGCGGCTACGGCAAGAGGGCGTGCCGCTAATTGGCTATATGCATTGGTCACTAACCGATAACTACGAATGGGGATCGTATACGCCTCGGTTTGGATTATTTAGCATTGACTTTGAACAGGGGACTAAGAGAATAGTAGAGGATTATTTGGGCGATCGTCCTTCAGAAACCTACGCCAAGTTGATCAAAGAATCGCGGATCTAG
- a CDS encoding porin family protein translates to MPMGLPIGLLALSTIATIVALFNASHASAQAAYGSYIGVGGSLGLTDGTEDVEPRRGGGVVAVRYNILELPISLRAQALVSDVTAIVPTVSYDIPLNWQTTAYIGAGVAIQNSDTSSSPVGNKTSFAIQPGIDYVVPNSDLVVFGNAVIAFDAYRDSGGTAAAIQGGLGWNFGQR, encoded by the coding sequence ATGCCAATGGGATTACCAATAGGATTGCTTGCATTGAGCACGATCGCCACTATTGTCGCGCTATTCAATGCTTCTCATGCCTCTGCTCAAGCTGCTTATGGAAGTTATATCGGTGTTGGTGGTTCCTTAGGGCTTACAGATGGCACAGAAGACGTTGAGCCTAGACGGGGTGGTGGGGTCGTGGCGGTTCGATATAACATTTTAGAACTGCCTATCTCTTTGCGGGCACAGGCTCTGGTTAGTGATGTAACGGCGATCGTCCCGACTGTTTCTTACGATATTCCCCTGAATTGGCAAACAACCGCTTACATTGGGGCAGGTGTTGCTATTCAAAATAGTGATACTTCGAGTTCTCCTGTCGGCAACAAAACGAGCTTTGCTATTCAACCTGGCATTGACTATGTAGTTCCCAATAGTGACCTCGTGGTGTTTGGCAATGCTGTAATTGCTTTTGATGCTTACCGCGACAGTGGAGGTACTGCTGCCGCTATTCAAGGTGGTCTCGGATGGAACTTTGGTCAGCGTTAA
- a CDS encoding DNA-formamidopyrimidine glycosylase, with the protein MPELPEVETVCRGLNQMTLNQEVRGGEVLLERTIAHPFLAADFLAGLTGVAIAQWQRRGKYLLAELTRSAPKTTLEPAGWLGVHLRMTGQLLWMSQDEPLQKHCRVRLFFPGGQELRFIDQRTFGQMWWVPPEKRPEEVMKTLALLGPEPFSPEFSVQYFAGWLGDRQRPIKNALLDQTLVAGIGNIYADESLFLSKINPKTRCADLKRKQIQKLHASIIQVLQDSIGEGGTTFSDFRDIKGINGNYGNVAWVYDREGLPCQVCGSLIERVKMAGRSAHFCPRCQQL; encoded by the coding sequence ATGCCTGAATTACCTGAGGTTGAAACAGTTTGTCGGGGTCTAAATCAGATGACTCTGAATCAAGAAGTAAGAGGTGGGGAAGTGTTGCTAGAGCGAACCATTGCCCACCCTTTTTTGGCGGCTGACTTTTTGGCGGGGCTGACGGGGGTGGCGATCGCCCAGTGGCAGCGCCGAGGAAAATATTTGTTGGCAGAGTTAACTCGTAGCGCTCCGAAGACTACGCTAGAACCTGCGGGCTGGTTGGGCGTTCACCTCCGCATGACAGGGCAGCTTCTTTGGATGTCGCAGGATGAGCCGTTGCAGAAACATTGCCGAGTGCGATTATTTTTTCCAGGTGGGCAAGAGCTACGATTTATTGATCAACGCACGTTTGGGCAAATGTGGTGGGTGCCGCCAGAGAAGCGCCCAGAGGAAGTTATGAAAACCCTGGCGCTCTTGGGCCCTGAGCCGTTTTCGCCAGAGTTTTCGGTGCAGTATTTTGCAGGGTGGTTGGGCGATCGCCAACGCCCGATTAAAAATGCGCTTTTAGATCAAACATTGGTTGCAGGTATCGGCAATATCTATGCAGATGAGTCGCTTTTTCTCAGTAAAATCAACCCCAAAACCCGTTGTGCTGACCTGAAACGCAAGCAAATTCAGAAGCTCCACGCCAGTATTATTCAAGTCTTACAAGACAGTATTGGTGAGGGCGGCACAACGTTCAGCGATTTTCGAGATATTAAGGGCATCAATGGTAATTATGGGAATGTTGCGTGGGTATATGACCGGGAAGGATTGCCCTGTCAGGTTTGTGGAAGTTTAATTGAGCGGGTAAAAATGGCGGGGCGATCGGCTCATTTTTGCCCCCGGTGTCAGCAGCTTTAA